The Geodermatophilaceae bacterium NBWT11 genome has a segment encoding these proteins:
- a CDS encoding substrate-binding domain-containing protein, with protein MSARHRRLLTSTVALLGAGVMVTGCTGNTPEATGSGGGGNNAASSNDDTGDTVTIGFSAPAADHGWMAQITAAARAEADGYEDVDLVVAEGTNDVSAQIAQVETFINDGVDAIVLLPFDGAALTPIALEAMQAGIPVINVDREFDDPDAARVTILGDNYGMGVSAGAYVCSQLGDQPDAVVAEVAGIDSLPLTQERSQGFSDALADCGLDVDNRVAAEFTVESGEEVTANLLQAAPQIDALWNHDDDQGIGVLAAITNAGRDEFFMVGGAGSANAMRSIEAGDSVLQATVIYPASQAADGVRLARLIAQGKALSDLIDVEVPRQITLSAPVVTADNVDQYIDSAFES; from the coding sequence ATGTCCGCACGGCACCGTCGCCTGCTGACCAGCACCGTCGCCCTGCTCGGCGCCGGCGTCATGGTCACCGGCTGCACCGGCAACACCCCCGAGGCCACCGGCTCCGGCGGGGGCGGCAACAACGCCGCCAGCTCCAACGACGACACCGGTGACACCGTCACCATCGGCTTCTCCGCCCCCGCGGCCGACCACGGCTGGATGGCCCAGATCACCGCGGCCGCCCGCGCCGAGGCCGACGGCTACGAGGACGTCGACCTCGTCGTCGCCGAGGGCACCAACGACGTGTCCGCGCAGATCGCCCAGGTCGAGACGTTCATCAACGACGGCGTCGACGCGATCGTGCTGCTGCCCTTCGACGGCGCCGCGCTCACCCCGATCGCGCTGGAGGCCATGCAGGCCGGCATCCCGGTGATCAACGTCGACCGCGAGTTCGACGACCCGGATGCCGCCCGCGTGACGATCCTGGGCGACAACTACGGCATGGGCGTCTCCGCCGGTGCCTACGTCTGCTCGCAGCTGGGCGACCAGCCCGACGCCGTCGTCGCCGAGGTGGCCGGGATCGACTCCCTCCCGCTGACCCAGGAGCGCAGCCAGGGCTTCTCCGACGCCCTCGCCGACTGCGGCCTGGACGTCGACAACCGGGTCGCCGCGGAGTTCACCGTGGAGTCCGGCGAGGAGGTCACGGCGAACCTGCTGCAGGCCGCCCCGCAGATCGACGCCCTCTGGAACCACGACGACGACCAGGGCATCGGCGTGCTGGCCGCGATCACCAACGCCGGCCGCGACGAGTTCTTCATGGTCGGCGGCGCCGGCTCGGCCAACGCCATGCGCTCCATCGAGGCCGGCGACTCGGTCCTGCAGGCCACCGTCATCTACCCGGCCAGCCAGGCCGCGGACGGCGTCCGGCTGGCCCGGCTCATCGCCCAGGGCAAGGCGCTCTCGGACCTCATCGACGTCGAGGTGCCCCGGCAGATCACCCTGTCGGCCCCGGTCGTGACCGCCGACAACGTCGACCAGTACATCGACAGCGCGTTCGAGTCCTGA
- a CDS encoding Gfo/Idh/MocA family oxidoreductase, whose translation MSTPLRVAMIGHAFMGAAHSQAWRTAPHFFDLPLHPETALLVGRDAARTAAAADRLGWAATSTDWQDAVQRPDVDLVDVCTPGDTHAEIAIAALEAGKHVLCEKPLANSVAEAEAMVAAADRAAERGVRAMVGFTYRRVPAIALARRLVAEGRIGEVRHVRAAYLQDWIADPAAPMSWRLEADKAGSGALGDIGAHVVDLTQHITGEQVTGVSAALETFVKERPLPAAAGSLSGTAGEGTGSVTVDDAAVFLARFSGGGLATFEATRFALGRKNAIRIEVNGSLGSLAFDFEDMNVLEFFDGADPDETAGFRRIVVTEPGHPYVGAWWPAGHGLGYEHAFTHQVVDLVGALAAGEQPTPSFADGLAVQRVLDAVQRSAADRSVWTPVPCSPRSS comes from the coding sequence ATGAGCACCCCCCTGCGCGTCGCGATGATCGGGCACGCCTTCATGGGCGCCGCCCACTCGCAGGCCTGGCGCACCGCCCCCCACTTCTTCGACCTGCCGCTGCACCCCGAGACGGCCCTGCTGGTCGGCCGGGACGCCGCCCGCACCGCGGCCGCCGCGGACCGCCTGGGCTGGGCGGCCACCAGCACCGACTGGCAGGACGCCGTGCAGCGCCCGGACGTCGACCTGGTCGACGTCTGCACCCCCGGCGACACCCACGCCGAGATCGCCATCGCCGCCCTCGAGGCCGGCAAGCACGTGCTGTGCGAGAAGCCGCTGGCCAACTCCGTCGCCGAGGCCGAGGCCATGGTGGCCGCCGCCGACCGGGCCGCCGAGCGCGGCGTCCGGGCCATGGTCGGGTTCACCTACCGCCGCGTCCCCGCGATCGCCCTGGCCCGCCGGCTCGTCGCCGAGGGCCGGATCGGGGAGGTGCGGCACGTCCGCGCGGCCTACCTGCAGGACTGGATCGCCGACCCCGCCGCCCCGATGTCCTGGCGGCTGGAGGCCGACAAGGCCGGCTCCGGCGCGCTGGGCGACATCGGCGCGCACGTGGTCGACCTGACCCAGCACATCACCGGCGAGCAGGTCACCGGGGTGAGCGCGGCGCTGGAGACCTTCGTCAAGGAGCGTCCGCTGCCCGCCGCGGCCGGGTCGCTGTCCGGCACGGCCGGGGAGGGCACCGGCTCGGTCACCGTCGACGACGCCGCGGTGTTCCTGGCCCGGTTCTCCGGCGGCGGACTCGCCACCTTCGAGGCCACCCGCTTCGCCCTGGGTCGCAAGAACGCGATCCGGATCGAGGTCAACGGGTCACTCGGCAGCCTGGCCTTCGACTTCGAGGACATGAACGTCCTGGAGTTCTTCGACGGCGCCGACCCCGACGAGACCGCCGGCTTCCGACGGATCGTCGTCACCGAGCCCGGGCACCCCTACGTCGGCGCGTGGTGGCCGGCCGGGCACGGGCTGGGCTACGAGCACGCGTTCACCCACCAGGTCGTCGACCTGGTCGGTGCCCTGGCGGCCGGCGAGCAGCCCACGCCGTCCTTCGCCGACGGGCTGGCCGTGCAGCGGGTGCTGGACGCCGTCCAGCGCAGTGCCGCCGACCGCTCCGTCTGGACCCCCGTCCCCTGCTCACCGAGGAGCTCCTGA
- a CDS encoding sugar phosphate isomerase/epimerase yields the protein MPRPVTLFTGQWADLPFTEVCRLASGWGYDGLEIACWGDHLDVVRATEDDAYLRGKKDLLEQHGLSVFAISNHLNGQAVCDDPIDERHANMVDPRVWGDGDPEGVRRRAAEEMKATAHAASALGVRTVVGFTGSSIWKTVAMFPPVPESMIDAGYQDFADRWNPVLDEFDAAGVRFAHEVHPSEIAYDYWTTVRTLEAIGHREAFGLNWDPSHFVWQDLDPVGFLWDFKDRIYHVDCKDAKKQVGNGRNGRMGSHLPWADPRRGWDFVSTGHGDVPWEACFRMLNTIGYAGPISVEWEDAGMDRLVGAPEALAFVRNLAFDPPTASFDAAFSRS from the coding sequence ATGCCCCGCCCCGTCACCCTGTTCACCGGCCAGTGGGCCGACCTGCCCTTCACCGAGGTCTGCCGGCTGGCGTCGGGCTGGGGCTACGACGGACTGGAGATCGCCTGCTGGGGCGACCACCTCGACGTCGTGCGGGCCACCGAGGACGACGCCTACCTGCGCGGGAAGAAGGACCTGCTCGAGCAGCACGGGCTGTCGGTGTTCGCGATCAGCAACCACCTCAACGGCCAGGCGGTCTGCGACGACCCGATCGACGAGCGGCACGCGAACATGGTCGACCCGCGGGTGTGGGGCGACGGCGACCCCGAGGGCGTCCGCCGCCGGGCCGCCGAGGAGATGAAGGCCACCGCACACGCTGCGTCCGCGCTCGGCGTCCGGACCGTCGTGGGGTTCACCGGGTCCTCCATCTGGAAGACCGTGGCGATGTTCCCCCCGGTGCCCGAGTCCATGATCGACGCCGGGTACCAGGACTTCGCCGACCGCTGGAACCCGGTGCTCGACGAGTTCGACGCCGCCGGCGTCCGGTTCGCCCACGAGGTGCACCCCTCGGAGATCGCCTACGACTACTGGACGACGGTCCGGACGCTGGAGGCCATCGGCCACCGGGAGGCCTTCGGGCTGAACTGGGACCCCAGCCACTTCGTCTGGCAGGACCTGGACCCGGTCGGCTTCCTCTGGGACTTCAAGGACCGGATCTACCACGTGGACTGCAAGGACGCGAAGAAGCAGGTCGGCAACGGCCGCAACGGCCGGATGGGGTCGCACCTGCCCTGGGCCGATCCCCGCCGCGGCTGGGACTTCGTCTCCACCGGGCACGGCGACGTCCCGTGGGAGGCGTGCTTCCGGATGCTCAACACCATCGGCTACGCCGGCCCGATCTCGGTCGAGTGGGAGGACGCCGGGATGGACCGGCTGGTGGGTGCCCCGGAGGCGCTGGCCTTCGTGCGCAACCTGGCCTTCGACCCACCCACGGCCTCCTTCGACGCCGCCTTCTCCCGCAGCTGA
- a CDS encoding MFS transporter: MPRRGLVLVAVAIVLTGFNLRTAVNGVGPVLQEIEAGLGISSGAAGLITTMPLLCFAVIGFAGPPLAARFRDGHVLAAALLVMALGVLGRAAAPSFWLFLLGTVATMVGGALGNVLLPGIVKHWFPHRTGLLVGAYSTTMAIGGAVASVSTAPIAESVGADGWRWALGVWAVFAVLAVVPWLLVPRRTAATGTPRGAVRLRVLVRSSLAWQLAVFFGLQAMQAYVIVGWTAQYLRDEGMSAAAAGVLVGVNALIVIPLNALVPSGAVRQSWQRPMLVGFMACYLVGWTGLLLSPLTLTWLWMSMLGIGMGTFAMVLSLLGLRARTPETVNALSTVVQGWGYAIAAVGPLLVGLLRGLTGGYTGMFVLVYLGVAGLFVTGWLVCADRQVDDEVPELRADPDTREDVEVEAAGVESPVVVEPR; this comes from the coding sequence ATCCCCCGACGGGGGCTGGTGCTCGTCGCGGTGGCCATCGTGCTGACCGGGTTCAACCTGCGGACGGCGGTCAACGGCGTCGGCCCGGTGCTGCAGGAGATCGAGGCCGGCCTGGGCATCTCCTCCGGTGCCGCCGGGCTGATCACCACCATGCCGCTGCTGTGCTTCGCGGTGATCGGGTTCGCCGGACCGCCGCTGGCCGCCCGGTTCCGCGACGGGCACGTGCTGGCCGCCGCCCTGCTGGTGATGGCCCTGGGCGTGCTCGGCCGGGCCGCGGCGCCGTCGTTCTGGCTGTTCCTGCTGGGCACCGTGGCCACCATGGTCGGCGGGGCGCTGGGCAACGTGCTGCTGCCGGGCATCGTCAAGCACTGGTTCCCGCACCGCACCGGGCTGCTGGTCGGCGCCTACAGCACCACGATGGCGATCGGCGGCGCCGTGGCCAGCGTCTCGACAGCGCCGATCGCCGAGTCCGTGGGTGCCGACGGGTGGCGTTGGGCGCTCGGGGTCTGGGCGGTGTTCGCCGTCCTCGCCGTCGTCCCGTGGCTGCTGGTGCCGCGGCGGACCGCGGCGACCGGCACGCCCCGCGGCGCCGTCCGCCTGCGGGTGCTGGTGCGCTCGTCGCTGGCCTGGCAGCTCGCGGTGTTCTTCGGGCTGCAGGCCATGCAGGCCTACGTGATCGTGGGCTGGACGGCGCAGTACCTGCGCGACGAGGGCATGTCGGCCGCAGCGGCAGGGGTGCTGGTGGGCGTGAACGCGCTGATCGTCATCCCGCTGAACGCGCTGGTGCCCTCGGGGGCGGTCCGGCAGTCCTGGCAGCGCCCCATGCTGGTCGGCTTCATGGCCTGCTACCTGGTCGGCTGGACCGGGCTGCTGCTCTCCCCGCTCACCCTGACCTGGCTGTGGATGTCGATGCTCGGCATCGGGATGGGCACGTTCGCGATGGTGCTGTCGCTGCTCGGGTTGCGGGCCCGGACGCCGGAGACGGTGAACGCGCTGTCCACCGTGGTGCAGGGCTGGGGCTACGCGATCGCCGCCGTCGGCCCGCTGCTGGTGGGCCTGCTGCGCGGGCTCACCGGCGGGTACACCGGCATGTTCGTGCTGGTCTACCTCGGGGTCGCCGGGCTGTTCGTCACCGGTTGGCTGGTCTGCGCCGACCGGCAGGTGGACGACGAGGTGCCCGAGCTGCGCGCGGACCCCGACACCCGCGAGGACGTCGAGGTCGAGGCGGCCGGCGTGGAGTCCCCGGTCGTGGTGGAGCCCCGCTGA
- a CDS encoding phosphotransferase: protein MTTPLLVPAAGPVLTDRWPRSLQLLLGDAAVDLWSAALAPTGATLRSLRATSVSLRADGAATVQYAAALVDAAGTPTRDTLAAVTGSRIPDGAAVLAGEVDGGTVHVGLWRWPLDPALPALAWATSAAAVRRRLPALGVPAEEAVLRLRAYRPGRRAVVEVVAPGGCWFLKVVPPAAVAGLAGRHDLLVGAVPAPPVLARTDDGVLVLPALPGTPLRDLLDDLPALVPALDGVLDALPASLATLPRVRTPLDRAAGHGAVLGLVTPHLRPRLDRLTVALAAVDPGDHPLVPVHGDFYEAQLLLADGAVSGLLDVDGAGAGHRIDDWATLLGHLVVLGRDDVRRAVAAALPWPAGQLAARVSAVVLGLATGPFRVQLAGWPRRTEARLALAEQVLAGG, encoded by the coding sequence GTGACCACTCCGCTCCTCGTGCCCGCCGCCGGCCCGGTGCTCACCGACCGCTGGCCCCGCTCGCTGCAGCTGCTGCTCGGGGACGCCGCGGTCGACCTGTGGTCGGCGGCGCTGGCCCCCACCGGCGCCACGCTGCGCTCGCTGCGGGCCACCTCGGTGTCGCTGCGCGCCGACGGCGCCGCCACCGTGCAGTACGCCGCGGCCCTGGTCGACGCCGCCGGCACCCCCACCCGGGACACCCTGGCCGCGGTCACCGGCAGCCGGATCCCCGACGGCGCCGCGGTCCTGGCCGGGGAGGTCGACGGGGGCACGGTGCACGTCGGGCTCTGGCGCTGGCCGCTGGACCCCGCCCTCCCGGCACTGGCCTGGGCCACCTCGGCGGCTGCCGTCCGCCGGCGGCTCCCCGCCCTGGGCGTCCCGGCCGAGGAGGCCGTGCTGCGGCTGCGGGCCTACCGGCCCGGCCGCCGCGCCGTGGTCGAGGTGGTCGCCCCGGGCGGATGCTGGTTCCTCAAGGTGGTGCCCCCCGCGGCGGTCGCCGGGCTCGCCGGCCGGCACGACCTCCTGGTCGGCGCCGTCCCCGCCCCGCCGGTGCTGGCCCGCACCGACGACGGCGTGCTGGTGCTGCCCGCGCTCCCCGGCACCCCGCTCAGGGACCTCCTGGACGACCTCCCCGCCCTCGTCCCGGCCCTGGACGGCGTGCTCGACGCGTTGCCCGCGTCGCTGGCCACGCTCCCCCGGGTGCGCACCCCGCTGGACCGTGCCGCGGGGCACGGCGCCGTCCTCGGCCTGGTCACCCCGCACCTGCGGCCCCGGCTCGACCGGCTGACCGTGGCGCTGGCCGCCGTCGACCCCGGGGACCACCCGCTCGTCCCGGTGCACGGGGACTTCTACGAGGCCCAGCTGCTGCTCGCCGACGGCGCGGTCTCCGGTCTGCTCGACGTGGACGGCGCCGGTGCCGGACACCGGATCGACGACTGGGCCACGCTGCTCGGGCACCTCGTCGTCCTGGGTCGGGACGACGTCCGCCGTGCCGTGGCCGCCGCCCTCCCCTGGCCCGCCGGGCAGCTGGCCGCCCGGGTGTCGGCGGTGGTGCTGGGCCTGGCCACCGGGCCGTTCCGGGTGCAGCTGGCGGGCTGGCCGCGGCGCACCGAGGCCCGGCTCGCGCTGGCCGAGCAGGTGCTCGCCGGGGGATGA